One genomic region from Quercus robur chromosome 4, dhQueRobu3.1, whole genome shotgun sequence encodes:
- the LOC126720653 gene encoding probable RNA helicase SDE3 isoform X1 has translation MWWFLRKIFELVSGFLKSSNESSGKSNSVTDKPQHVNQPTFSSTPLQSPSKPPSYESSNPLPHTFSSGPSTSSSNLSPSPSSLKPPVASVLNTSQLRHGSVLNTSQLSRASVLNTRQLRYGSVLNTSQLSDAYVLNTSQLSQASVPNTRQLRYGSVLNTSQLSRASVLNTSQLRHASVLNTTQLSSASSSPTSKRPPQSSLSVVPNSSTLGPRQTSTKQPPAFKPILHPAPNNVTNEEGKMSYMYEKGTPLYAIPEDIKGQIKRDIVPQVLKQPLSPSTYKAFFAALLYAEDYYLEKWTDFLLEKVTLKLEKATVYKEKNEHKYSDGSDEKDDKIFVAFEIDSVPQRRPFLLSRDMVYAKPSDKEVEAFQGFIYRVVKSNCMLVEFGDDFHSQHHPNRKYDISFSFNRVCLKRAHQAIEAALGPSSHNFLFPECVSRKNNVNPPLFDAYHELNIVRRILSYPGSPPYLLVGPLIGTDVERYVPELKASARTGVVVCEAVIEIYKTSEENRVLICAPINHTCDALMTRLMEVIPESDMFRANAAFREMDGVPSDILRSCPVKDECFECPPLPILQEFKIILSTYVSSFRLYNEGIAAGHFSHIFLVDASSTTEPEATIALANFANENTSVIVTGAPRDHSGWDRWVRSNMARNYGLRKSYFERLREREPYKNLNPMFITELVDCEQQSDGSHSSMSFY, from the exons ATGTGGTGGTTTCTTCGTAAAATCTTCGAACTAGTCTCTGGGTTCTTGAAATCTTCGAACGAGTCTTCGGGGAAAAGTAATTCCGTGACAGACAAGCCACAACATGTAAACCAACCCACATTTTCTTCTACACCACTTCAGTCTCCATCTAAACCACCCagttatgaaagttcaaatcCATTGCCACATACATTTTCTTCTGGACCATCCACATCTTCCTCAAACCTATCACCATCTCCATCATCCCTTAAACCTCCAGTTGCTTCTGTCCTTAATACCAGTCAACTCAGACATGGATCTGTCCTTAATACCAGTCAACTCTCACGTGCATCTGTCCTTAATACCAGACAACTCAGATATGGATCTGTCCTGAATACCAGTCAACTCTCAGATGCATATGTCCTTAATACCAGTCAACTCTCACAAGCATCTGTCCCTAATACCAGACAACTCAGATATGGATCTGTCCTTAATACCAGTCAACTCTCACGTGCATCTGTCCTTAATACCAGTCAACTCAGACATGCATCTGTCCTTAATACCACTCAACTCTCAtcagcttcttcttctccaACTTCCAAAAGGCCACCTCAATCTTCACTTTCAGTGGTCCCAAATTCATCTACCTTGGGGCCTCGTCAGACTTCCACTAAGCAGCCTCCAGCTTTTAAGCCAATTCTGCATCCAGCTCCCAATAATGTAACAAATGAAGAAGGGAAGATGAGTTATATGTATGAAAAGGGTACACCCTTATATGCTATTCCTGAGGATATCAAAGGTCAGATCAAGAGAGACATTGTGCCTCAAGTTCTGAAACAGCCTTTATCTCCTTCAACTTATAAGGCTTTTTTTGCTGCTCTGTTATATGCTGAGGATTACTACTTGGAG AAATGGACTGATTTCCTATTGGAGAAAGTGACTTTGAAGTTGGAGAAAGCAACagtttataaggaaaaaaacgAGCATAAATATTCTGATGGAAGTGATGAGAAGGATGATAAAATCTTTGTAGCATTTGAGATTGATTCTGTTCCTCAGAGGCGGCCATTCCTTTTATCAAGGGACATGGTTTATGCTAAACCTTCGGATAAAGAGGTTGAGGCCTTTCAG GGTTTTATCTATCGTGTGGTGAAAAGCAATTGCATGTTAGTTGAATTTGGAGACGATTTTCATTCACAGCATCATCCAAATCGCAAATATGACATCAGCTTCTCATTCAACAGAGTTTGTCTAAAAAGGGCTCATCAAGCAATTGAAGCTGCATTAGGTCCTTCATCACACAACTTCCTTTTTCCTGAATGTGTCTCTAGGAAGAACAATGTTAACCCACCTCTGTTTGATGCCTATCATGAACTTAATATAGTTCGTCGGATTCTAAGCTATCCGGGTTCACCACCTTATCTTCTTGTGGGCCCGCTCATTGGCACTGATGTGGAAAGGTATGTACCTGAACTAAAAGCATCAGCAAGAACAGGGGTGGTTGTTTGTGAAGCTGtaattgaaatatataaaacCTCTGAAGAGAATCGGGTTCTTATATGTGCACCTATAAACCACACATGCGATGCGCTAATGACAAGGTTGATGGAGGTGATTCCAGAGTCAGATATGTTTAGAGCCAATGCTGCATTTCGAGAGATGGATGGAGTACCCAGTGACATTCTGCGCTCATGTCCTGTAAAAGATGAATGTTTTGAATGTCCCCCACTCCCAATACTTCAGGAATTCAAGATAATTTTGTCAACTTATGTGAGTAGCTTTCGACTATACAATGAAGGCATAGCTGCTGGACATTTTAGTCATATTTTTCTAGTGGATGCCTCATCAACCACAGAGCCGGAGGCTACGATAGCTTTGGCTAATTTTGCTAATGAGAATACATCTGTTATTGTTACTGGTGCACCCAGAGACCATTCAGGTTGGGACCGTTGGGTCCGCTCTAACATGGCTAGGAATTATGGATTGAGGAAGTCATATTTTGAAAGACTTCGTGAACGGGAGCCATATAAAAACCTTAATCCAATGTTCATCACAGAGCTGGTTGACTGTGAGCAACAGTCAGATGGCAGCCATAGCTCCATGTCATTTTATTGA
- the LOC126720653 gene encoding probable RNA helicase SDE3 isoform X2 encodes MWWFLRKIFELVSGFLKSSNESSGKSNSVTDKPQHVNQPTFSSTPLQSPSKPPSYESSNPLPHTFSSGPSTSSSNLSPSPSSLKPPVASVLNTSQLRHGSVLNTSQLSRASVLNTRQLRYGSVLNTSQLSDAYVLNTSQLSQASVPNTRQLRYGSVLNTSQLSRASVLNTSQLRHASVLNTTQLSSASSSPTSKRPPQSSLSVVPNSSTLGPRQTSTKQPPAFKPILHPAPNNVTNEEGKMSYMYEKGTPLYAIPEDIKGQIKRDIVPQVLKQPLSPSTYKAFFAALLYAEDYYLEKWTDFLLEKVTLKLEKATVYKEKNEHKYSDGSDEKDDKIFVAFEIDSVPQRRPFLLSRDMVYAKPSDKEVEAFQHHPNRKYDISFSFNRVCLKRAHQAIEAALGPSSHNFLFPECVSRKNNVNPPLFDAYHELNIVRRILSYPGSPPYLLVGPLIGTDVERYVPELKASARTGVVVCEAVIEIYKTSEENRVLICAPINHTCDALMTRLMEVIPESDMFRANAAFREMDGVPSDILRSCPVKDECFECPPLPILQEFKIILSTYVSSFRLYNEGIAAGHFSHIFLVDASSTTEPEATIALANFANENTSVIVTGAPRDHSGWDRWVRSNMARNYGLRKSYFERLREREPYKNLNPMFITELVDCEQQSDGSHSSMSFY; translated from the exons ATGTGGTGGTTTCTTCGTAAAATCTTCGAACTAGTCTCTGGGTTCTTGAAATCTTCGAACGAGTCTTCGGGGAAAAGTAATTCCGTGACAGACAAGCCACAACATGTAAACCAACCCACATTTTCTTCTACACCACTTCAGTCTCCATCTAAACCACCCagttatgaaagttcaaatcCATTGCCACATACATTTTCTTCTGGACCATCCACATCTTCCTCAAACCTATCACCATCTCCATCATCCCTTAAACCTCCAGTTGCTTCTGTCCTTAATACCAGTCAACTCAGACATGGATCTGTCCTTAATACCAGTCAACTCTCACGTGCATCTGTCCTTAATACCAGACAACTCAGATATGGATCTGTCCTGAATACCAGTCAACTCTCAGATGCATATGTCCTTAATACCAGTCAACTCTCACAAGCATCTGTCCCTAATACCAGACAACTCAGATATGGATCTGTCCTTAATACCAGTCAACTCTCACGTGCATCTGTCCTTAATACCAGTCAACTCAGACATGCATCTGTCCTTAATACCACTCAACTCTCAtcagcttcttcttctccaACTTCCAAAAGGCCACCTCAATCTTCACTTTCAGTGGTCCCAAATTCATCTACCTTGGGGCCTCGTCAGACTTCCACTAAGCAGCCTCCAGCTTTTAAGCCAATTCTGCATCCAGCTCCCAATAATGTAACAAATGAAGAAGGGAAGATGAGTTATATGTATGAAAAGGGTACACCCTTATATGCTATTCCTGAGGATATCAAAGGTCAGATCAAGAGAGACATTGTGCCTCAAGTTCTGAAACAGCCTTTATCTCCTTCAACTTATAAGGCTTTTTTTGCTGCTCTGTTATATGCTGAGGATTACTACTTGGAG AAATGGACTGATTTCCTATTGGAGAAAGTGACTTTGAAGTTGGAGAAAGCAACagtttataaggaaaaaaacgAGCATAAATATTCTGATGGAAGTGATGAGAAGGATGATAAAATCTTTGTAGCATTTGAGATTGATTCTGTTCCTCAGAGGCGGCCATTCCTTTTATCAAGGGACATGGTTTATGCTAAACCTTCGGATAAAGAGGTTGAGGCCTTTCAG CATCATCCAAATCGCAAATATGACATCAGCTTCTCATTCAACAGAGTTTGTCTAAAAAGGGCTCATCAAGCAATTGAAGCTGCATTAGGTCCTTCATCACACAACTTCCTTTTTCCTGAATGTGTCTCTAGGAAGAACAATGTTAACCCACCTCTGTTTGATGCCTATCATGAACTTAATATAGTTCGTCGGATTCTAAGCTATCCGGGTTCACCACCTTATCTTCTTGTGGGCCCGCTCATTGGCACTGATGTGGAAAGGTATGTACCTGAACTAAAAGCATCAGCAAGAACAGGGGTGGTTGTTTGTGAAGCTGtaattgaaatatataaaacCTCTGAAGAGAATCGGGTTCTTATATGTGCACCTATAAACCACACATGCGATGCGCTAATGACAAGGTTGATGGAGGTGATTCCAGAGTCAGATATGTTTAGAGCCAATGCTGCATTTCGAGAGATGGATGGAGTACCCAGTGACATTCTGCGCTCATGTCCTGTAAAAGATGAATGTTTTGAATGTCCCCCACTCCCAATACTTCAGGAATTCAAGATAATTTTGTCAACTTATGTGAGTAGCTTTCGACTATACAATGAAGGCATAGCTGCTGGACATTTTAGTCATATTTTTCTAGTGGATGCCTCATCAACCACAGAGCCGGAGGCTACGATAGCTTTGGCTAATTTTGCTAATGAGAATACATCTGTTATTGTTACTGGTGCACCCAGAGACCATTCAGGTTGGGACCGTTGGGTCCGCTCTAACATGGCTAGGAATTATGGATTGAGGAAGTCATATTTTGAAAGACTTCGTGAACGGGAGCCATATAAAAACCTTAATCCAATGTTCATCACAGAGCTGGTTGACTGTGAGCAACAGTCAGATGGCAGCCATAGCTCCATGTCATTTTATTGA
- the LOC126721433 gene encoding uncharacterized protein LOC126721433, protein MEVVSSSQYTTSAARTLKDAETRYPRAERACLAIVYASQRLRHYFLAYEVWLMTKSHAIKALLQQSILSGRISQWLLQLLQYDLRMGTPRAMKSQAIADLLTQFPGEEEFPLDDEVPGEVAMAEEVKEQWVMKFDESSTTHSGGVGVVLYHEKDKAVALSFKLEFPCSNNTVEYETYLTELATALEMGVKHLRVLGDSNLRNENRFADALARLGSQIIFKGNSTNIEVSKREESIIEVLKEKFREEQGEGDWRTPIKEILVKGDDAAELKILKDYALVKEELYRRMPGGVLSRCVGQEEVQRKLKEIHDKTCRSCGEVSLYRRLQRAGFYWPSMGKDADQV, encoded by the exons ATGGAGGTGGTATCGAGCAGCCAATATACTACATCAGCCGCACGCACCTTAAAAGATGCAGAAACTCGCTACCCAAGGGCAGAAAGAGCATGCCTGGCCATTGTATACGCTTCACAGAGGTTGCGTCACTATTTCTTGGCCTACGAAGTATGGCTAATGACTAAGTCTCATGCCATTAAAGCTCTGTTACAACAGTCGATCCTCTCCGGTAGGATATCCCAGTGGTTGCTACAGTTATTACAATACGACTTGAGAATGGGGACACCTAGGGCAATGAAAAGTCAGGCTATAGCAGATTTATTGACGCAGTTTCCAGGAGAGGAAGAATTCCCACTGGATGATGAAGTTCCAGGGGAAGTAGCTATGGCAGAAGAAGTCAAGGAACAGTGGGTAATGAAATTCGATGAGTCTTCTACTACCCATTCTGGAGGGGTGGGAGTAGTTCTGTATCATGAAAAAGACAAGGCAGTGGCGCTGTCATTTAAGTTGGAATTCCCCTGTTCAAACAACACGGTGGAGTACGAGACCTATCTAACCGAGCTTGCCACAGCGCTCGAAATGGGAGTCAAACATTTGAGAGTACTGGGAGATTCAAACTTG AGAAATGAAAATCGGTTTGCGGACGCGTTAGCTAGATTAGGTTCGCAAATAATCTTCAAAGGGAATAGCACTAATATAGAAGTCAGCAAGAGGGAAGAATCCATCATTGAGGTGTTGAAGGAAAAGTTCCGAGAGGAACAGGGTGAAGGGGATTGGCGAACCCCCATAAAGGAAATCTTGGTGAAGGGAGACGATGCAGCAGaattaaagatattaaaagACTATGCCTTGGTAAAAGAAGAGTTGTACCGTAGGATGCCAGGTGGGGTCTTATCTAGATGCGTGGGGCAAGAGGAAGTccagagaaaattgaaagaaatacacGACAAGACTTGCAGGTCTTGCGGGGAAGTTAGTCTTTACCGCAGACTTCAGAGAGCAGGTTTCTATTGGCCAAGCATGGGTAAAGACGCAGATCAAGTCTAA